In Candidatus Defluviilinea proxima, a single genomic region encodes these proteins:
- a CDS encoding MoaD/ThiS family protein, which yields MPTIFIPAPLRNFTQGKASVVVSASSVREAIDVLEAEYPGIKDRLCEGEKVRPNISVMVNGQVSHLKMREKLEEDSEVHFVVAISGG from the coding sequence ATGCCCACCATCTTCATCCCTGCCCCTCTTCGCAACTTCACGCAAGGAAAAGCTTCAGTTGTCGTATCCGCCTCCAGCGTGCGTGAGGCGATTGATGTTCTCGAAGCGGAATATCCCGGGATCAAGGACCGGTTATGTGAGGGAGAAAAGGTCCGCCCGAATATTTCAGTGATGGTTAATGGACAGGTCTCGCATTTGAAGATGAGGGAGAAGCTCGAAGAGGATAGCGAGGTCCATTTTGTGGTGGCGATCAGCGGCGGATGA
- a CDS encoding GIY-YIG nuclease family protein: MTNKSRTLYTGVTNDLMRRVHEHKNKLVKGFTSRYNIQFLVFYESTTDIHAALAREKQIKGWLRSKKIALIDSMNPTWKDLSEEWFTPVQDAKD, from the coding sequence ATGACCAACAAATCACGGACACTGTATACAGGCGTCACAAATGATTTGATGCGGCGCGTTCATGAACACAAGAACAAATTGGTCAAAGGGTTTACGAGCAGGTACAACATTCAATTTCTGGTTTTCTACGAATCTACAACTGACATCCATGCGGCGCTTGCAAGGGAAAAGCAAATCAAAGGCTGGTTGAGATCAAAGAAAATCGCTCTTATCGATTCTATGAATCCTACATGGAAAGACTTATCAGAAGAATGGTTTACGCCTGTACAAGATGCAAAAGATTAA
- a CDS encoding endonuclease/exonuclease/phosphatase family protein: MAQAISKLPVHTFKSHHPVFPIWRNFIDAEIECEPNQTIRIIGVHPMANLGIVFEFWRLLEALYIIKYTQKYQNKPCLIAGDFNAIAPNENVKTENMPYWLKRMIRLQGNRVYHFSIRRILSAGFTDCFRLLNSDDGFTLPPPNPNARLDYIFVNNKVKENMSKCWVVREPNSLNLASDHYPVVAEFSL; the protein is encoded by the coding sequence TTGGCTCAGGCAATCAGCAAGTTGCCTGTTCATACGTTCAAAAGTCACCATCCAGTTTTCCCTATTTGGCGCAACTTCATTGATGCGGAAATTGAGTGTGAGCCAAATCAAACCATAAGAATTATCGGCGTTCACCCTATGGCAAACTTGGGAATCGTTTTTGAGTTTTGGCGTCTGCTGGAAGCTTTATATATCATCAAGTACACTCAAAAGTATCAAAACAAACCATGTCTCATAGCAGGCGATTTCAATGCCATCGCGCCGAACGAAAACGTGAAAACCGAGAATATGCCCTATTGGCTCAAGCGGATGATACGTTTGCAAGGCAATCGCGTTTATCACTTCTCTATCAGGAGGATACTATCAGCGGGGTTTACGGACTGCTTCCGATTATTGAATTCGGATGATGGCTTTACTCTCCCGCCGCCTAACCCAAATGCTCGGTTAGACTATATCTTTGTCAACAACAAGGTGAAGGAAAACATGTCAAAGTGTTGGGTAGTACGAGAACCAAACAGCTTAAATCTAGCATCAGACCATTATCCCGTTGTGGCCGAGTTTAGTTTATAA
- a CDS encoding HEAT repeat domain-containing protein, translated as MNTHLTPYADIIEALCQWAESHNADSLKYENLPEILTLSKHDVSQISKVMSAILSFAETDIRLYVINALPHLVPSDVMIDLLLPYLSDSSSGIRWTLCELFHGYPDSRVVLPLVKVLQNDADPNVRLVAAEALYAVGDERAIPALAYAEKYDKGKDYEDRTIANAAHEAIAAIKKRMKSKC; from the coding sequence ATGAATACCCACCTTACACCATATGCTGACATTATAGAGGCGCTCTGTCAGTGGGCTGAGAGCCACAACGCTGATAGTCTCAAATACGAAAACTTACCCGAAATATTGACTCTTAGCAAACACGATGTGTCGCAAATCTCTAAAGTAATGTCAGCCATACTCAGTTTCGCAGAAACTGATATTCGACTCTATGTAATTAACGCATTGCCACATCTTGTTCCGAGTGATGTAATGATTGACTTGCTCTTACCATACTTGTCTGACTCAAGTTCGGGTATACGATGGACATTATGTGAGTTATTTCATGGATATCCAGACTCAAGGGTTGTTCTTCCGTTAGTAAAGGTACTACAAAATGACGCAGACCCAAACGTTCGGCTTGTGGCAGCAGAGGCGTTATATGCTGTTGGTGATGAAAGAGCTATTCCAGCACTCGCCTACGCAGAAAAATATGATAAGGGAAAAGATTATGAAGATCGAACTATAGCAAATGCTGCACATGAAGCAATCGCGGCGATTAAAAAAAGAATGAAATCCAAATGTTAG
- a CDS encoding xanthine dehydrogenase family protein molybdopterin-binding subunit has product MTTLDKPTEYKVIGTSPLRHDGVDKVTGRAAYGADIRLPGMLYGAVLRSPHAHAKIISIDTSDAEKLHGVHAVITAKDFPDLESKIVELGESVIDRKYQSNNVLARDKVLYFGHAVAAVSATSLHVANEALSLIRVEYEVLTPVLDVRKAIEAESPILLDDLRTDEFGKKGDTPTNIAWHGQNACGDIEKGFKEAKFIVEREFNTKMVHQGYIEPQNGTAQYNPDGQVTIWCSTQGSFGVRDQVAEILEIPVSNIRVIPMEIGGGFGGKNGVYLEPLAVLLSKKSGYRPVKLTMSRADVLAATGPTSGSYIKVKMCVDANGKITAAQAELLYEAGAYPGSPVGGAMVVMFAPYKIENGLVDGYDIVVNKPRTAAYRAPGGTNAAFTAEVIIDELAEKLGMDPIEFRLLNGVQEGDRRIDGAAFKTIGYLETLQAAKESDHYKSPLPTGPNRGRGVAGGFWFNYGGKSSASASVNNNGTVSLLEGSVDIGGSRTSLAMQLAETLGISAEDVHPIVADTDSVGYTEGTYGSRTTFATGWAVIETGKALIEKLKERAAILWEVEKDTVTFENGVFSSGDKKLTFKELAEKLDETGGPVVASAAVQPRGNNPGFAVHIVDVEVDPDTGKVQILRYTAVQDVGKAIHRAYVESQIQGGVAQGVGWALNEEYLYDEQGRLLNASLLDYRMPVALDLPMIDTILVEVANPGHPYGVRGVGEVPIVPPPAAIANAIYNAIGVRMTELPMSPAKVVEGLKR; this is encoded by the coding sequence ATGACAACTTTAGACAAACCAACTGAATATAAAGTCATCGGCACTTCCCCACTCCGACATGATGGCGTGGATAAAGTAACGGGACGAGCCGCATACGGCGCGGACATTCGCTTACCGGGCATGTTATACGGTGCGGTACTGCGGAGTCCGCATGCACATGCGAAGATTATCTCGATTGATACGAGTGATGCAGAAAAACTTCATGGCGTGCATGCGGTCATCACTGCGAAAGATTTCCCTGACCTCGAAAGCAAGATCGTTGAATTGGGCGAAAGCGTTATAGACCGTAAATATCAAAGCAACAACGTCTTGGCACGTGACAAAGTCCTTTACTTCGGTCATGCAGTGGCCGCAGTTTCAGCGACCAGCCTCCACGTTGCGAATGAAGCGCTGTCATTGATCAGAGTCGAGTATGAGGTGTTGACTCCTGTTTTAGATGTGAGAAAGGCCATCGAGGCAGAGAGTCCTATTTTGCTTGACGATTTGCGCACAGACGAGTTTGGCAAAAAAGGCGATACGCCAACGAACATTGCATGGCATGGACAGAATGCGTGCGGCGATATCGAAAAAGGATTCAAGGAAGCGAAGTTCATCGTTGAGCGCGAATTCAATACAAAGATGGTGCATCAGGGATACATCGAGCCGCAAAATGGAACGGCTCAATACAACCCCGATGGGCAAGTGACGATCTGGTGCAGTACACAGGGTTCGTTTGGTGTGCGCGATCAAGTGGCGGAAATTCTTGAGATCCCTGTCTCGAATATTCGTGTTATCCCGATGGAGATCGGCGGCGGGTTCGGCGGCAAGAACGGCGTGTATCTTGAGCCACTCGCCGTATTGCTTTCAAAGAAAAGCGGATACCGCCCCGTCAAGCTGACGATGAGCCGTGCGGATGTGTTGGCGGCAACAGGGCCTACTTCGGGTTCGTACATCAAAGTCAAAATGTGCGTTGATGCAAACGGTAAGATCACAGCCGCGCAAGCGGAACTATTGTATGAAGCGGGCGCATATCCTGGTTCACCCGTTGGTGGTGCGATGGTGGTGATGTTTGCGCCGTATAAGATCGAGAACGGGCTTGTCGATGGCTACGATATCGTGGTCAACAAGCCGCGCACTGCCGCGTATCGCGCACCGGGCGGAACGAATGCCGCCTTCACTGCGGAAGTGATCATTGATGAACTTGCTGAAAAACTTGGCATGGACCCGATCGAGTTTCGTTTGCTCAACGGCGTGCAAGAAGGTGATCGAAGAATTGACGGCGCGGCTTTTAAGACGATTGGCTATTTGGAGACTCTTCAAGCCGCGAAAGAATCGGATCATTACAAATCACCGCTTCCTACTGGACCGAATAGAGGGCGCGGCGTTGCTGGAGGCTTTTGGTTTAACTATGGAGGAAAATCTTCAGCCTCTGCCAGCGTGAACAACAATGGAACCGTGAGCCTGTTGGAAGGTTCTGTGGATATCGGCGGCTCACGTACATCACTTGCCATGCAACTTGCAGAGACTCTGGGAATCTCTGCCGAGGATGTGCATCCCATTGTGGCGGATACGGACTCGGTCGGCTACACCGAAGGGACATATGGAAGCCGCACAACGTTTGCAACGGGTTGGGCGGTTATTGAAACTGGCAAAGCACTGATCGAGAAATTGAAGGAACGTGCCGCCATCCTTTGGGAAGTGGAAAAGGATACTGTTACATTTGAGAACGGAGTCTTTTCGTCAGGCGATAAAAAGTTGACCTTCAAAGAACTCGCCGAAAAATTGGACGAAACAGGTGGACCTGTCGTTGCCAGTGCGGCAGTCCAACCGCGTGGGAATAATCCTGGCTTTGCGGTTCATATCGTAGATGTGGAAGTGGATCCTGACACAGGCAAAGTGCAGATCCTACGTTACACAGCGGTTCAAGATGTTGGCAAAGCGATTCATCGTGCGTATGTCGAGAGTCAAATTCAAGGCGGAGTTGCGCAAGGCGTTGGCTGGGCATTGAACGAAGAGTATCTCTACGATGAACAGGGACGATTGCTCAACGCGAGTCTGCTCGATTACCGTATGCCCGTCGCGCTCGACCTGCCGATGATCGACACGATCCTTGTGGAAGTCGCAAACCCTGGGCATCCTTACGGAGTGAGAGGAGTCGGCGAAGTGCCTATTGTCCCGCCGCCTGCGGCGATTGCGAATGCGATCTATAACGCCATCGGCGTGAGGATGACAGAGTTGCCGATGTCACCTGCAAAGGTGGTGGAGGGATTGAAGAGGTAG
- a CDS encoding (2Fe-2S)-binding protein, which produces MPNKTHITATINGEEMEFLCEPHQSLLEVLRETVGLMGTKEGCNNGNCGSCNVILDGVLVNSCLVLAVEIQGRSVTTIEGIASPNGLHPLQQKFIEHAALQCGYCTPGFIVASKALLDQNPDPSEQEVRAWLAGNLCRCTGYDRIVKAVLDAADV; this is translated from the coding sequence ATGCCGAATAAGACTCATATCACAGCCACAATCAACGGCGAGGAAATGGAATTCCTGTGCGAGCCACATCAAAGTCTCCTTGAAGTTCTGCGTGAGACAGTTGGTCTCATGGGTACAAAAGAAGGATGCAACAACGGCAATTGCGGATCGTGCAATGTCATCCTCGATGGCGTGCTGGTCAACTCATGCCTTGTGTTAGCCGTTGAAATTCAGGGACGTTCCGTCACAACCATTGAAGGCATCGCATCACCTAACGGGCTTCATCCCTTACAACAAAAATTCATCGAACACGCCGCCCTGCAATGCGGATATTGCACACCGGGTTTCATCGTTGCCAGCAAAGCCTTGCTCGACCAAAACCCAGATCCAAGCGAACAGGAAGTCCGTGCATGGCTGGCAGGGAATTTGTGTCGTTGCACGGGCTATGATCGAATCGTAAAAGCCGTATTGGATGCGGCTGATGTTTGA
- a CDS encoding FAD binding domain-containing protein yields MQSFDYVAPKSVEEVATLLADKNGDARILSGGTDLLVQLREGRRQTKLVIDIKNISELTQITFDSKNGLRIGAAASCHEICSNPNVIKHYPGLVDGIHLIGGVQIQNRASVGGNLCNASPAADSIPALIVHQAVCHITGPNGSRTLPVESFCVAPGKNALQSGEFLTSITVPAPKENFGASYLRFIPRNEMDIAVVGVGASVLLGADRKRFVAVRIGLGAVAPTPLLASPAGDFLAGKALTHENVKEAAKRGQAIAKPITDLRGTAEHRKHLVAVLVERTLNIAIERAGGKYAE; encoded by the coding sequence ATGCAATCGTTCGATTATGTAGCACCGAAAAGCGTTGAAGAGGTCGCCACTCTTCTTGCTGACAAAAATGGGGATGCACGAATTCTCTCTGGCGGCACGGACTTGCTCGTGCAATTGCGGGAAGGCCGCCGCCAAACCAAACTCGTCATTGATATCAAGAACATCTCAGAACTCACACAAATCACATTCGATTCTAAAAACGGACTCCGCATCGGCGCGGCGGCATCATGCCATGAGATTTGCAGTAACCCAAATGTGATTAAACACTATCCCGGCCTCGTGGATGGCATCCATCTCATTGGCGGTGTGCAGATTCAAAATCGTGCGAGCGTGGGAGGTAATCTCTGCAACGCCTCGCCTGCCGCTGATTCGATTCCTGCACTCATTGTGCATCAGGCGGTGTGTCATATCACAGGCCCCAACGGTTCACGCACGCTTCCCGTTGAGTCGTTTTGTGTTGCACCCGGGAAGAACGCCTTACAGTCGGGTGAGTTTCTCACGTCCATCACTGTCCCTGCACCTAAAGAAAATTTCGGCGCAAGTTATCTGCGCTTCATCCCTCGCAACGAAATGGACATCGCTGTCGTCGGTGTGGGAGCGTCCGTTCTTTTGGGTGCGGATCGAAAGCGATTCGTCGCTGTGAGAATTGGACTCGGAGCGGTCGCCCCTACCCCTCTGCTTGCTTCGCCTGCTGGAGATTTTCTCGCAGGGAAAGCGTTGACTCATGAAAACGTCAAAGAGGCCGCAAAGAGGGGACAAGCGATCGCCAAACCCATCACAGACTTACGCGGCACGGCCGAACATCGTAAACATTTAGTGGCCGTTCTTGTTGAACGTACCTTAAACATAGCCATCGAACGTGCAGGAGGAAAATATGCCGAATAA
- a CDS encoding aldo/keto reductase, producing MNYRFLGRTGIRVSELSLGSWVTFSDQVNIDAAAEIMAAAYDAGVNFFDNAEAYAAGKSEEVMGAAIRKLGWHRESYVVTTKLFWGLREGINEKQTLNRRRLIEGINGSLKRFELDYVDVLYCHRPDKNTPIEETVWAMHNIIEWGKAMYWGTSEWNATEIVEAIAVAEKHHLHKPVVEQPRYNLFEQYRFKGEYERFYKEYGYGSTTFSPLAAGLLSGKYNKGIPSDSRAATTNMDWFKENVTNQEKLAKVQALEPIAKEVGCTISQLSIAWCLKNPFVSSVITGASRVEQVHENMKAVEVASKLTDEVMKKIEAIFGEGK from the coding sequence ATGAACTATCGGTTTTTGGGAAGAACAGGGATTCGAGTAAGCGAATTATCGTTAGGATCCTGGGTGACGTTCAGCGATCAGGTGAATATAGATGCGGCGGCTGAGATCATGGCGGCGGCATATGATGCAGGTGTAAATTTCTTCGATAATGCAGAAGCTTATGCAGCAGGTAAATCGGAAGAGGTAATGGGGGCGGCGATTCGGAAACTTGGCTGGCACAGGGAAAGTTATGTTGTCACAACAAAACTATTCTGGGGCTTGCGAGAAGGAATCAACGAGAAGCAGACATTGAACCGCAGACGTTTGATCGAAGGCATCAACGGTTCTCTGAAACGTTTTGAATTGGACTATGTGGACGTGTTGTATTGTCACCGCCCTGATAAAAACACGCCCATTGAAGAGACTGTGTGGGCAATGCACAATATCATCGAATGGGGCAAGGCGATGTATTGGGGCACATCGGAATGGAACGCGACGGAGATCGTGGAAGCGATTGCAGTGGCAGAGAAACATCATCTGCATAAGCCCGTCGTGGAGCAACCACGCTACAACTTATTTGAACAATATCGATTCAAAGGCGAGTATGAGCGCTTCTATAAAGAGTACGGATACGGGTCCACAACGTTCAGCCCGTTAGCCGCGGGGTTGCTAAGTGGCAAATACAATAAGGGCATTCCATCGGATAGCCGCGCCGCAACAACAAATATGGATTGGTTCAAGGAAAATGTTACCAACCAGGAAAAGCTGGCAAAGGTGCAAGCCTTGGAACCCATTGCGAAAGAAGTAGGTTGCACGATCTCACAGTTGTCCATTGCGTGGTGCTTGAAAAATCCGTTCGTGAGTTCGGTGATTACGGGCGCAAGCCGTGTGGAACAAGTGCACGAGAATATGAAAGCAGTGGAAGTGGCATCGAAGTTGACAGATGAAGTGATGAAGAAGATTGAAGCGATATTTGGGGAAGGCAAGTAG
- a CDS encoding LysM peptidoglycan-binding domain-containing protein, with the protein MRKSFSFILLLLTACAPQQIQSTPKPVDLIPYFTQTSQAPLPLTPEGLVPLKTPLPTSTPFTYSVKAGDTISSIALQFGVTIDELLSINPEVNANAMSVGTTLKIPSVPDNPTGEATPTPLRSLSNRSNVIQQRIKACGVLCLLTMIHLSSWKTSVRK; encoded by the coding sequence ATGCGAAAAAGCTTTTCTTTCATCCTTTTATTGTTGACTGCTTGCGCCCCTCAACAGATTCAATCCACGCCCAAGCCTGTGGACCTCATCCCATATTTCACTCAAACTTCCCAAGCCCCGCTTCCATTGACTCCAGAGGGGCTGGTTCCCCTTAAGACACCTTTACCTACCTCCACGCCTTTCACTTACTCAGTCAAAGCAGGTGACACGATCAGCAGTATCGCGCTCCAATTTGGTGTGACGATTGATGAATTACTTTCTATCAATCCCGAAGTCAATGCAAATGCCATGTCTGTTGGGACAACGCTCAAGATTCCCAGTGTCCCCGATAACCCCACTGGTGAAGCGACGCCGACTCCGCTCCGTTCACTGTCCAACAGGTCGAATGTTATTCAACAGCGAATAAAGGCATGTGGTGTTTTGTGCTTGCTCACAATGATACATCTGAGTTCATGGAAAACATCAGTGCGCAAGTAA
- a CDS encoding peptide ABC transporter substrate-binding protein, with product MFKKFTSILTVSLVAILIFNVATPNQVSAWQIDIPLNQALVLEGGESTNPREYDPATTHGSGDKRVFSGLVSFDPQLNLTPDLAESWDVSDNGTTYTFHLRTNAKFHDGRAVTAQDFVYSLERALSPDLESDTALTYLGDIVGSKEYAAGQADHVTGISAVDEHTLQIKIDAPKPYFLLKLTYPTAFIVDKANVENGEDWYRQPNGTGPYRITEWTSFKRIVYEANRDFYLGAPSIPYVVVNLFSGDSQRLYETGDVDITGVYSIERFTDPTEPLHNELRTGVSLCTGYITFDTTKPPFDDVNVRKAFSMAFNRQQYIDVVSSGHALPAQGLYPPGLPGFNIALQGLLFDPAQARELLKQSKYGDNLPPIVFTNGGTGSYIRSDVAALADMWKKNLGVTITVENLEPNFYLDQIYSGNHGQLFSGGWCADYPDPENFADVLFHSGALQNSGGYSNPELDTLLESARIEQDVTKRIGMYQQAEQIIVDDAAALFTVHYLSYELVKPYVKGYVLTPIDIPIERYMWLEGK from the coding sequence ATGTTTAAGAAGTTCACTTCCATACTTACGGTATCCCTTGTTGCGATTCTCATATTTAACGTCGCTACGCCAAATCAAGTATCAGCGTGGCAAATTGACATTCCGCTGAATCAGGCCTTGGTGCTGGAAGGAGGCGAGTCCACAAATCCACGTGAATATGACCCTGCCACTACACACGGTTCTGGCGACAAACGTGTCTTCAGTGGATTAGTCTCTTTCGACCCTCAATTGAATTTGACTCCCGATCTCGCAGAGAGTTGGGATGTGAGCGATAACGGCACCACATACACGTTTCATTTACGCACGAATGCCAAGTTCCATGATGGACGCGCTGTTACCGCGCAGGATTTTGTTTATTCATTGGAACGAGCTTTAAGCCCCGATCTCGAATCAGACACAGCGCTCACTTACCTCGGCGATATTGTCGGCTCAAAAGAATATGCAGCGGGTCAGGCAGATCACGTCACGGGAATCAGCGCAGTGGATGAACATACATTGCAAATCAAGATCGACGCGCCCAAACCATATTTCTTGTTGAAACTCACGTATCCCACTGCGTTCATAGTAGATAAAGCAAATGTAGAAAACGGAGAAGATTGGTACCGTCAACCGAACGGCACTGGGCCATATCGCATCACCGAATGGACATCTTTCAAACGTATCGTATATGAAGCCAATCGGGATTTTTATCTGGGTGCGCCTTCAATCCCGTACGTAGTCGTCAATTTGTTTTCAGGTGACAGCCAGCGTTTATATGAAACAGGTGATGTAGATATTACAGGCGTGTATTCCATCGAACGGTTCACAGACCCCACAGAACCGCTTCATAACGAATTGCGCACAGGCGTCTCGCTCTGCACAGGCTACATTACATTCGATACAACCAAACCACCCTTTGATGATGTCAACGTCCGCAAGGCGTTTTCGATGGCGTTCAATCGTCAGCAATACATTGACGTGGTTTCGAGTGGACATGCCTTACCTGCACAAGGATTGTATCCGCCGGGCTTACCGGGTTTCAACATTGCACTCCAAGGTTTGCTTTTCGACCCCGCGCAAGCGCGTGAACTCTTGAAGCAATCCAAGTACGGTGACAACCTGCCGCCCATCGTCTTTACCAACGGAGGCACTGGAAGTTACATCCGTTCTGATGTGGCCGCCCTGGCAGATATGTGGAAAAAGAATCTCGGCGTGACGATCACGGTTGAAAACCTTGAGCCGAATTTTTATCTCGATCAAATTTACTCGGGTAATCACGGTCAACTTTTCAGTGGCGGTTGGTGTGCCGATTATCCCGACCCTGAAAACTTTGCCGATGTATTGTTCCATAGTGGTGCACTCCAAAACTCAGGCGGATACTCCAACCCCGAACTCGACACATTGCTTGAATCCGCGCGCATCGAACAGGATGTGACCAAGCGCATCGGAATGTATCAACAAGCCGAGCAGATCATCGTAGACGATGCCGCCGCACTATTCACAGTGCACTATCTTTCATATGAATTGGTCAAGCCTTACGTAAAAGGATATGTGCTGACACCGATCGACATCCCCATTGAACGTTATATGTGGCTGGAAGGGAAATAG
- a CDS encoding DUF4388 domain-containing protein, whose protein sequence is MALRGNLRDFTITQLLNLINLAHKTGTLVVDGPSEQAYISFRDGKLAYARVGQDDGSLASVLHKANRLTVNQYRAIVERAGNISDKELGLLLINSGYLTQEDILANLQAYFTEAVRRLFTWVEGMFRFEAEMMAPTDRINVRLDLENIIIEGSRQLREWEQLSDEIPSLEMALKFTDRPLKNVNLSVEEWRVVSFINPKNTMKQIGQTNKMNDLEIRRIVYGLLQAGLVEIVRPEGVVVQQSPKMFPTQVKEEQKSLVNKLIGRIKTL, encoded by the coding sequence ATGGCCCTTCGCGGAAATTTGCGTGATTTTACGATTACACAATTGCTAAACCTGATCAATCTGGCTCATAAGACCGGTACGCTGGTTGTAGATGGCCCGAGTGAGCAGGCTTATATTTCGTTCCGCGATGGTAAATTGGCCTATGCTCGTGTTGGTCAGGATGATGGAAGTCTCGCATCTGTCTTACACAAGGCCAATCGTTTGACGGTGAATCAATATCGTGCCATTGTAGAGCGCGCAGGAAATATTTCTGATAAGGAACTGGGTCTGTTGCTAATTAACTCCGGGTACCTGACACAAGAAGACATCCTTGCCAACTTGCAGGCATATTTTACAGAAGCTGTGCGTCGGTTGTTCACGTGGGTGGAAGGTATGTTCCGTTTTGAAGCGGAAATGATGGCGCCGACGGATCGCATCAATGTACGACTTGATCTTGAAAACATTATTATTGAAGGTTCGCGCCAATTGCGTGAATGGGAACAGCTTTCTGATGAAATTCCCAGTCTTGAGATGGCGTTGAAATTTACTGACCGCCCGCTTAAGAATGTGAATTTGAGCGTGGAAGAATGGCGTGTGGTTTCGTTCATTAATCCCAAGAATACGATGAAGCAGATCGGTCAGACTAACAAGATGAACGACCTCGAGATTCGCAGGATCGTTTATGGTCTCTTGCAAGCTGGTTTGGTAGAGATCGTTCGTCCCGAAGGTGTGGTTGTTCAACAAAGCCCGAAGATGTTCCCAACGCAAGTGAAAGAGGAACAGAAGTCATTGGTCAACAAATTAATTGGACGTATCAAAACGCTATAG
- a CDS encoding ATP/GTP-binding protein, with product MQTVKMVVTGPFSAGKTEFIQSVSEIDVVSTERKISNKAEQAVKEATTVAMDFGRITVDEDLVLYLFGTPGQKRFDFMWEILSEGMLGFIVMVDSTRPETFREARSILETFRAYAPTPYVVAANKQDMADAWDLEDMRHALRLESKVKFLPCVANDKDTVKSVLLELLYSILAEMESGG from the coding sequence ATGCAAACAGTCAAAATGGTAGTCACAGGTCCATTCAGCGCCGGCAAGACGGAATTTATTCAATCCGTCAGCGAAATCGACGTTGTATCGACCGAGCGCAAGATTTCCAATAAGGCGGAACAGGCTGTAAAAGAAGCCACGACCGTTGCAATGGACTTTGGTCGTATTACGGTTGATGAAGATCTTGTCCTTTACCTTTTCGGTACACCGGGACAGAAGCGTTTTGATTTCATGTGGGAGATCCTCTCCGAGGGCATGCTTGGTTTTATCGTGATGGTCGATAGCACACGCCCTGAGACCTTCCGTGAAGCCCGCTCGATCCTTGAAACCTTTCGCGCATATGCGCCCACACCGTATGTAGTTGCGGCGAATAAACAAGATATGGCCGACGCATGGGATCTGGAAGATATGCGCCATGCTCTCCGCCTTGAAAGCAAGGTGAAGTTCCTGCCTTGTGTAGCCAATGATAAAGACACGGTAAAGTCAGTTCTTCTTGAATTGTTGTATAGTATCCTTGCTGAAATGGAGTCGGGTGGATAG